In a genomic window of Chrysemys picta bellii isolate R12L10 chromosome 1, ASM1138683v2, whole genome shotgun sequence:
- the LOC135973645 gene encoding uncharacterized protein LOC135973645: MQSSPAVMAMQSVNRKRAPAWTDREVLDFIAVWGDESVLSELRSKRRNAKIYEKISKDMAERGYSRDATQCRVKIKELRQGYQKTKEANGRSGSHPQTSRFYEALHSILGAAATTTPPVTVDSEDGILSTAGSSDMLGDGEDEEGDEEGEAVGSSHNADFPDSQDLFITLTEIPYEASPAITPDTESGEGSATPSATVSQPSLESHSQRLARIRRRKKRTREDMFSELMASSQAQAAQQTQWRENLTRMHQANMDREERWRQEDQQATLTLLGLLREQTDTLRRLVDVLQERRQEDRAPLQSISNRPPPPPSPIPTSPKVQRRRGGRVPANSHSTPAESSSSRRLSFPKI, encoded by the exons atgcagagctctccagcagtgatggccatgcagtctgtgaatagaaagagagccccagcatggactgatcgtgaagtcttggatttcatcgctgtgtggggcgatgagtccgtgctttccgagctgcgatccaaaagaaggaatgcaaagatctacgagaagatctctaaagacatggcagagagaggatacagccgggatgcaacgcagtgccgcgtgaaaatcaaggagctgagacaaggctaccagaagaccaaagaggcaaacggacgctccggatcccatccccagacatcccgtttctacgaggcactgcattccatcctcggtgctgccgccaccactaccccaccagtgaccgtggactctgaggatgggatactgtccacggccggttcctcagacatgttaggggacggggaagatgaggaaggagatgaggagggcgaggcagttggcagctctcacaacgctgatttccccgacagccaggatctcttcatcacccttacagagatcccctacgaagcgtccccagccattaccccggacacagaatctggtgaaggatcagcca ccccgtctgcgactgtctcacaacctagcctggaatcacactcccagaggctagcgcggattaggcgtaggaagaagaggacacgggaggacatgttctctgagcttatggcctcttcccaagcccaggcagcacagcagacccagtggcgggagaacttgacccgaatgcaccaagccaacatggatcgggaggagaggtggcggcaggaagaccagcaggcgactctaacgctgcttggactactgagggagcaaacggacacactccggcgccttgtggatgttctgcaggaacggaggcaggaggacagagccccgctgcagtccatctctaaccgccctcccccgccaccaagtcccatacccacctcacccaaagtgcaaagaaggagaggcggcagagtccctgctaactctcactccacccctgcagagagctctagtagcagaaggctctcatttcccaaaatttga